The Cottoperca gobio chromosome 8, fCotGob3.1, whole genome shotgun sequence genome contains the following window.
AGGAGTTTGTTAAGATGATGGAAAGGAGGTAGGATTCTCATATAATACACGAAACAGTACTGTCGAGTACATATATCTTTTTTGAATAGTCATTTCAATAAAACCAACACTTTATGTGTGATCTTTTTCCAGAGAAGCTATCTATTCCATCCAGTACAATATCCGTTCTTTCATGAATGTGAAAAATTGGCCATGGCTGAAACTCTACTTCAAGATCAAACCTCTTCTGAAGAGTGCTGAGACTGAAAAGGAGCTGCAACAGATGAAGGAGAACTATGATAAGATGAAATTAGACCTGGCTACTGCCCTGGCCAAGAAGAAGGAACTGGAGGAAAAGATGGTTTCCCTGCTGCAGGAAAAGAATGACCTGCAACTGCAAGTGGCTTCGGTAAGTAGGAAACGAAAGCAAGTGTAATTATATCACATATAAACGCCACTAATTGAACACTGTTCACGTTCACGATACTTTGCTTGTCTTATGATTGCCTTGCCAAAGTTGTAGATTAAGTACATTCATTATTAACTCAAATCAGTGGATATTAAATTCTCTAACAAAGAAGATAACAAACCAACgtgttgtgtgtttaaaatgtaatataggAAGGTGACAATCTCACTGATGCTGAGGAAAGATGTGAAGGGCTCATTAAGAGCAAAATCCAATTTGAGGCCAAACTCAAAGAGACATCTGAGAGactggaggatgaagaggaaatGAATGCTGAGTTGACTGCTAAGAAGAGGAAGCTGGAGGATGAAtgctctgagctgaggaaagACATTGATGACTTGGAGCTCACCTTGGCTAAagtggagaaggagaaacatGCCACAGAAAACAAGGTTTATATAACTTGTAATTTACACTTatacaaaatgataaaaatgtttctACAGAATCAAACATGTATAGATGTTACTtcatatgaagaagaaaaataccATTCATTCCCTTTTTAGGTGAAAAACCTGACAGAGGAGATGACATCTCAAGATGAATCCATTGCCAAGTTAACCAAGGAGAAGAAAGCCCTTCAAGAGGCTCACCAGCAAACACTTGAAGATCTCCAggcagaggaagacaaagtCAACACTCTGACCAAGGCCAAGACAAAGCTGGAACAGCAAGTGGACGATGTAAGAACATTGTTATGACTTTGTTGACTTGTTCTGTACTCTTGGTATTGATGATCAGTCTTTAAATGCCTCAAATCAACTGCCATTGTCATCTGACAGCTTGAGGGATCACTGGAGCAAGAGAAGAAGCTCCGCATGGACCTTGAGAGAGCCAAGAGGAAGCTTGAAGGAGATCTGAAACTGGCTCAGGAATCCATAATGGATTTGGAAAATTACAAGCAGCAGTCTGATGAGAAAATCAAgaagtatttgtttgtttgttatttataatCCTTATATGCCACAATGCAACATGATGATCTTGAGTCAACTAAAAGtacaacagcaaaaaaaaatgtgttcccGTCTTCCAGGAAGGACTTTGAGACCAGCCAGCTCCTCAGCAAGATTGAGGATGAACAGTCTCTTAGTGCTCAGCTTCAGAAGAAGATCAAGGAACTCCAGGTAATGTGTTGACATGAATATACTAACCCAGTGAATCAGAAACAGCACCTTAAGGTTAATAAGCCTTCTCGTTATTACTATCATCAAATCTAGGCTCGTATtgaggagctggaggaagagaTTGAAGCTGAGAGGGCTGCTCGGGCTAAGGTAGAGAAGCAGAGGGCTGACCTCTCCAGGGAACTTGAGGAAATCAGTGAGAGGCTCGAGGAAGCTGGTGGAGCAACATCCACTCAGATTGAGATGAACAAGAAGCGAGAGGCTGAGTTCCAGAAGCTGCGTCGAGATCTTGAAGAGTCAACTCTGCAGCATGAAGCTACCGCAGCAGCTCTCCGCAAGAAGCAGGCTGACAGTGTTGCAGAGCTGGGGGAGCAGATCGACAACCTCCAGCGTGTCAAGCAGaagctggagaaggagaagagcgAGTACAAGATGGAGATTGATGACCTCTCCAGCAACATGGAGTCTATTGCAAAAGCAAAGGTGAGTGGTTTGTTTATTTGGAGGGATGTGTCTTTCCCTATGCTCACAAATATGAACTGTAACTAATGAATATGGCAGTAGCTCTAAACTTAGAGAAAtactcaacatttattttgtttgcagGGCAATTTGGAAAAAATGTGCAGAACTCTTGAGGACCAGTTGAGCGAGCTCAAATCCAAAAATGATGAGAATGTTCGCCAACTGAATGACATTAATGCACAGAGGGCCAGACTGCAGACCGAGAATGGTAAGTCACCTATAAGAAAATCTAGCAATGGAAACAAGTTTTGATGATTTTGATTAAAGAAAGTAGTTTACATATTGTCATTCAGGTGAGTATTCCCGTCAGCTTGAGGAGAAAGAAGCTCTTGTTTCTCAGCTGACCAGGAGCAAGCAAGCCTTCACTCAGCACATTGAGGAGTTTAAGAGGCACATTGAGGAGGAAGTGAAGGTATGAACATTTTATATATCATCACAGATATAACAAGTTTACATGTCCTGTGTTTTGGTCTTAATAGGGCTGGAATTTCGTCCTCCTTTTCAAATAGTAGTCATTCAAAAATACGTAGATCATATATAAGTGTATTCTAAGTCCCACAGCAAAAACATCCATACGGACATATTGCTATAATGAAAAGATGAATCAATATTAAGTATGTATTTACATCTTTGCCTGCTTCATAGGTAAGTTATAAATCTTTTGTAATGTTCACCAGGCAAAGAACGCCCTGGCCCATACTGTTCAATCAGCCCGCCATGACTGTGATCTGCTCAGAGAGCAGtttgaagaggagcaggaggccaAGGCTGAGCTGCAGCGAGGAATGTCCAAGGTCAACTGCGAGGTGGCTCAGTGGAGATCCAAATATGAGACTGATGCTATCCAGCGCactgaggagctggaggaggccaaGTATATAAAAACTTCCTAATTCTttagaaacaaatatgtttttaattcaatacTTTGCCACAGATATTTTTGCTAAATTAAATTCACTACTCCACTATAGGAAAAAGCTTGCCCAGCGTCTGCAGGTTGCTGAGGAATGCTTTGAGGCTGTGAACTCCAAGTGTGCCTCTCTGGAGAAGACCAAGCAGAGGCTGCAGGGTGAAGTGGAAGACCTCATGATTGATGTGGAGAGAGCTAATGGTCTGGCTGCCAACCTTGACAAAAAGCAGAGGAGCTTTGATAAGGTAACAGAAAATTAAGACCACATCGATTGAAGTGAAACTAAAATCTATCTTAGTAAGTAATCATTGTTATCATTTGTATAATTCTAGGTACTAGCAGAATGGAAACAGAAGTATGAGGAGAGCCAGGCAGAGCTGGAAGGATCCCAGAAGGAGGCTCGTTCTCTCAGCACTGAACTGTTCAAGATGAAGAACTCTTATGAGGAGGCTCTGGATCAACTGGAGACcatgaagagagagaacaagaaccTTCAACGTATGTCAATCTCACTTGCGTTCTTCTCTGACCTTCACAAGTGCAGTTTATGAACCTGTGTGGTGTTAAATCCTCCCTTCTATGCATGGAAACTGTGGTGTTGCACATACAACATTTCAATTTCAGGGGACACATACCTTTTGAATGTGACTTAAACCATGGTTTGACTACTCTAAACTTGGAGGAAAAGTTTAAAAGTTCCTTTCAACTTAAGAATCCTACTTTAACTTTGAACTTATATCATGCCACACAGAGAAGTTATGTCACTCTTAACTATATTTTGATTTTAATTGTTCTTTAGAGGAGATCTCAGACCTGACTGAACAGCTTAGTGAGACTGGAAAGAGTATCTATGAGCTGGAGAAATCCAAGAAGACTGTGGAGACTGAGAAGACTGAGATTCAGACAGCACTGGAGGAAGCTGAGGTAAAATATTGATTACAATATTGGACCATTCATATGTAaccatatatacattttttatttagtttctggGAAAGGTAACTTTTGGTAtgattgtgatttttttttaagggtACACTGGAGCATGAGGAGTCCAAGCTTCTCCGTATTCAGCTTGAGTTCAACCAGATCAAAGGTGAGGTTGACAGGAAGCTGGCAGAGAAGAATGAGGAGATGGAGCAGATGAAGAGGAACAGCCAGAGGGTGATTGACTCAATGCAGAGCACTCTCGATTCTGAGATCAGGAGCAGGAATGATGCCCTGAGAATTAAGAAGAAAATGGAGGGAGACCTGAACGAGATGGAGATTCAGCTGAGTCATGCCAACAGGCAGGCCGCTGAGGCCCAGAAACAACTGAGGAACGTCCACGGACAGCTCAAGGTGGGATTTGTttgaaaagtaaatgaaaataaaatgttgaaaacaaaaaaaagtgaactctttttttcctcttcaatGTCAGGATGCCCAACTGCACCTTGATGATGCTCTCAGAGTACAGGAAGACATGAAGGAGCAGGTTACTATGGTGGAGCGCAGAAATGTCTTGATGCTGGCTGAGATTGAGGAGCTGAGAGCCGCTCTGGAGCAAACAGAGAGATGTCGCAAAATAGCTGAGCAGGAGTTGGTTGATGCTAGTGAGCGTGTCGGACTGCTTCACTCTCaggtttgttttcattaattcCCAAGAAACTAggatttttaatacattataaacatcatatttaacatgactttttaaacacattcagaaCACCAGTCTTCTGAACACCAAGAAGAAGCTGGAGTCTGACTTTATTCAGGTTCAGGGTGAAGTGTATGATTCAGTTCAGGAAGCAAGAAATGCTGAGGAGAAAGCCAAAAAGGCTATCACTGATGTGAGTCTATGTTAATGTTATGAGTCtactttattatataaaatgtagcTTCATCAAATACCTAATGGTGTACGTATTCACACTATTAATGtcagtcattttaaaagtataattCCAAACTGACCATCATTTCAGGCTGCCATGATGGctgaggagctgaagaaggagCAGGACACCAGTTCTCACctggagaggatgaagaagaaccTGGAGGTTACAGTCAAGGACCTGCAGCACCGCCTGGATGAGGCTGAGAACCTCGCCATGAAGGGTGGCAAGAAGCAGCTCCAGAAACTGGAGTCCAGGGTATGAACTGTATATAAATGCTCATAATATATTAGGTTTAGGATGTAAATTGTATGTCCAATGCatagaataaatgtaatctttctCAGTACAACTATTTTTGATGAATTATTTACCATGATGTGACAGGTCCGTGAGCTAGAGGCTGAAGTTGAAGCCGAGCAGAGACACGGAGCTGATGCTGTGAAAGGTGTCCGCAAATATGAGAGAAGAGTGAAGGAGCTGACCTACCAGGTACATTTCTTATTCAACTAAAAACTATCATGAGTTCTTGATGGTTTGGATGCTTCATTGATAACAATTCTGTATCTGTGTAGTTTGAGGAGGATACGAAGAATGTGACCAGACTTCAGgatctggtggacaaactgcAGCTCAAAGTCAAGGCTTACAAGAGACAGGCTGAGGACGCTGTGAGTCAAATGTTTTGTGATCTTACATATGGGAAGGTAGCACCGATCAATAagaacacacaaaaagaaaactaatcATATGATTAAAAATTCCAACATACTGTAACTCTGAACCCCTCACAGGAGGAGCAGGCCAACACCCACATGTCCAGGCACAGAAAGGTTCAGCATGAGATGGATGAAGCTCATGAGCGCGCTGACATCGCTGAGTCCCAGGTTAACAAGCTGAGAGTCAAGAGCCGTGAAACTGTAAAGGTAACCAATTATGTgatgacattttacagatgaTTGGGCACTTAAGTTTATGGGTTGTTTCAGTTCATTCTtaagttaaatgtatttatttgcataGATGGTGTAGAGACTTAAGATGGTAAATTgcacatacaattaaaatgtacttGCAGATAGAAATTTTAAATGTTAGAAATATGTTTTGagtaatttttctttttcttgcttttttccAGTTTGACACGGTGGAATATGAGACAACATCCTTCGAAGTCTTTAGACAGAGTTCATAAAATATGAACTAGCTGTCTAATTGTCTTGTAATGTCAATAAACTGTATCCTGAATGAAAAAGTAACCTTTATTGCCCCAGAGGAATTTACTTTACACAAAGAGCATACAAGAATATCAAAAGTCTATCCactcaacaacaataaaagagCATCATAAAAATCATAATTTGGGAAATAGATAAAGAGCATCAGACCATGAAACCATTGGAAACCATTTCACTGTATCTGCCATGTAGTAAAGCAggacatttagttgtttttaaaacagTCCCACATTAAGATGAACTCAACTACACAGGCACATATCACCTTATGTGCCACCTGATATACTTCTCTGTCATCACTTTATGCTTACTGACGCATGAGGACAGACTTGCACAGTCGCCTTTCTATTCTTGATAATGCTGTACAACCATGAGCGTGTGGGTACTTAATACACGGGCCCCTCAAAAGTGATTTAGAAGTTTAAATaacttatattttaataaaagccAACAAGTAGTTAAATTAAAGCCAGTAATTGAAAtgcacaaaatacttttttttggcAGTTTGTATATTGCATTGTACTACAAGTCAACGGTATGTAgtcaattaattaaatgtttacaatgctACAGTTCATCATAGGTAATCAGAAAAAATTAAAGTAATCCTTCAGAGACTTACATTTCCTAACAGTCGCTGTGGCTCTCTTACCAGTTAGTTTGTAAACTGTCTTCTTCCAATCCGGTCGTAGACATTGTCGTCTAtcaactccaactccattctCGCGTCTCAATTTGCTTATTGGCcaacatacagaacatattGTACTTAATAAAAATGTCCGCCTAACTTACCTAGACGGACATTATTCTTtttaatgaaatacatttgagaAGTAAACTGGTTATTTAGCTAAATAAATCTCTTTAAGCTTTTGATGTGGTGTAAATAACACAAGTGTGTCCTATAAATATATCTTTCTCACTATGCCAAAGATGAATCACCGCTCCCTCCCTTAGCTGGATATATTTTTGACCATGGTAATACCTTGTGAGCTGTTGGTAAATTGGCAAATAATGAGCCATGTCTGTGCAAAACCTGGAAATTAAAGATAATCCTGGAGATGATCTCAGACTTTCCCTTCATTAAATCGTGTGTCAGTCAGTATAAAGTCTTCCACTCTCTTTTTCGCTCCTCACAGAAAAGTATTAATGCTATTTGTGTGGAACATATCTCTTGTGTAAAATTATCTGAGTTTGCAATCCTTCTTGAATCTGTTCCCAGGAGCTATATAACACTTGTCAAGCATTAATGCTAAGACCGTGACCTGAATTTTATTTCAGATATCTGAGATTAGCATGTCCTGTAACTATACACCAGGGACATTTCAAGGCTTCTCCAAATTTAAATCTCATCCCTGGCTGTGATATCAAAATTAAGAAGAGACAGAGGCCTACCATAAACGATTTATTTATTAGAACAAATAATTACACAAAAGAACATCAACaacaattttaaaaagcatcATAAAAGCATAATTTTGGAAATAGATAAAGGGCATAAGGTGCAACTTCAAGAAGTTACAAATTCAGACCATGAGATCAGAGCTTCATAAGAAGCTAAATGCTGCGTGGTGGACAACTCTGGGTTGCTCTGCATTGTTGTGAATACCTAGAGGAGGCTTCATGTGTACGATGCTCAGGTTATTAATGCGTACATTAAGAGGTGGTTTGAGGATCTGACAACGGCCATCAGTTCATGCTCACAGGTAAGGTCAATGCTACTATTGTTAAAGTGTGTACTTACAGAGAAGTAGCAATAAACTTAAACATAAGCTTATTAAAGGAACGATTCAAATTGATCTCATATGAAccacatgtttgtattttacattgtgAGAACAAGTCTGTTCTGATCACGTGAGTATACAACAATTAATTCTTTAAGATAAAACAATTTGTCAGAGGAAAGTTCATTTGAATGTGTATTGCTCATCAATCTTCTCCTGCAGGGCTCCCTTGACAATTATCTAAGTTAGTACATGTGTAACTCTATAACAATCTATTttgttataataattataatagtaaGCAAAATGCCAACGCTAAGTTAACAGCAGATGTCTGCAATAATATCTGTATCATGCCATCACAATGTTAAAATatgccaaacaaacaaacattttaggTGATTTTCCAACACCACTGACGGATAGCCGACTTTAATAACTTCATGAGCCACaaaccatggcaacaacaaGCCACACAGCTGTGTGCATCAGTTTTTAGTGTCCCCTGGAAACAGTTTGTGTAATGAGCTTCTTGCATAGCTTTATATATTTGCAGCGCATTTTCTAAATTCTGTTCATGTGTCGTTAAATTGGTGAAAGTGTTTTCTAAATGCTGCCAATGTTTTGTCAAATTaggtgaaaatgttttttttctatattttcacTGATTATCCTgcacaattatatattttttcttctaGTAAGCTACAATGCAACACACTATGTGTGTTTTACAATCCTGTGAAATGATCCatcactgtatgtatataactgtcatatttattgttgtcttgtttttaacTTGACTTATCTATCCTATCTTATATTGAGCTCTCTTACTGTAGTGACAGAAGCGGTCTGTAAATTAAGCTCACACAAATCACTGAAAAGAATGTAAAACTGAAACCATTGGCAAGATGTTGTCTGAGACTATGGTAGGATTTAACATTGAGTCGAAGGTATTTGTAACAGCGAGACCACTTGAAACAGCGGAATGACAATTGGCTTAATATAAACTCAAAACAACTGCAAGTACTCTCCTGTGGCTTGGCTGTTCACAGACAGAATAAATCAATAGAGATCCTCACTCTAAATGTATGACCAGTCCTACAAGCTTCCAACAAGGCCCACACTTTAACTCAAGTGTTGCAAAGTCACTTGAGAATTCTCTTTTTTGTGCAAAAGGGTGTGACTTTATCAAATTTGATGTAACAATTATTTCCCTCTACATGATACAGTCTTGAATAGTGAGGTGATTGCTTTCTAAAAAAATTACAGCTAGGGTGGGCCTTATACAAAATCACAAATTGAAGGACATGGATttaactatatacagtatacagtaggTTACATGGTATTACAACCAGGAAGGATTAATTAACAACAGCATGTTAAAGGTGCTCTTGCCTTTATGGCAACAAACCCTTCATAGTCTGCACAGGAAGGTGTTGTTGGACCTTTGGGCAGATGCTATTTATGTGCTTCACAAAtcattgcatttcattttaGACTGTCGCACTACAATGTCAATAACATAAATCCTGAAAACTCAACCTTAAAGTAAGCACACCAAATATCCTCCTCTGTTCTGTCTTActatgaaatcatttaattaattcaaagaAAAGTACAGAGAGCgtttaacacacacaaccttTGGTTCTCTCAGTGTTACTACCCAGTCATGGAAAGGTCTAACACTCTTTTATACAATCTCAGGCTCCTCCTCACCAGACGTACTTGGCATGTCATAGTTTAGTTCAAGGAAATCTTAGAGAGGCTGATCTATTTGTATCTTCCAGACTCAAGGACATACAAAGGTGAAGGTTAGTCTGGACAATGTGTCCGTCTTATCTTCTATTTGGTCCTTTAAATACACCCTCATTAAGAAACTGACTGAAGTTTACAGTTTACACTGGCAgtaataatgcaaaaatattttacttttacacatacagtaaaaaaaacttaaaatgcTAACATGTACTCCACAAATGCTGCATTAGATTTTAGCtgtattaaaatatatgatGTAAGTTGTGTATAACATGTAATTTGCAACCAAATGTGCAGTCATAAAATGTACTGTAAGTAGAGGCAAGCTGAAAGTATCCTCAGCAAGTCAATATCAAGTAAACCATAAAGTGGAGCTCACGATTAAACTTTGTTGTAGCACCATGATGCTACTATTAAAATAGTGTtccttttactttaaaaatagcataaacataaacacaacaagGCCACTTAAATGACAAACCTAGTTTAGGATGTCACTGTTGAAATTGACCTCTATGACCTGTGTTCAAGGTGACACAACACATATccatatatacatctataacaaatgttttaacattttgctGTCAGATTCAGATACAGACTGAGATATAGTTCAGAGGAGATCTCAGACctgactgaacagactggtgagaCTGGAAAAAGCATCCATGAGCTGGAAAAAGCCAAGAAAGACTGTAGAAAGTGAGAAGGTTAAAATTCAGACTGCCCTGGAAGAAGCAGAGgtattatcttttatatttcataCGTTATAATATATAACGGGTGCCCTATGCCAATAATTCTTTAATTTCAAAGATGTTTAGTTATAATGACAGACATTGTGGTCCTTTAGCTTACTAAAGGAGATGGAGATTCATGCCAACAGGCAGGCCGCTGAGGCCCAGAAACAACTGAGGAACGTCCAGGGACAGCTCAAGgtgggattttattttattcctgaatgaaaaaaaaagtgaaagttaACATTAACTTTCATAAACtaaattttctttcattttcataaaTGCTCAGAAATAAGTTGAGGAACAAAATTGTGCTTTAAATGCCTCAAATAAACGTTGCCTCATACTGAactgaagtatttccattttaatgctacttcataATTTTCtcaactacatttcagaggcaaatattgaactttttactccattacattttctttgcaaATGATAGGTTCTGTACATCTGCACATGTGTTTCCAATTACCCTGCCTGATGAGAGGACTGGTCAGATAGAAGTAGGGTGGAGATACGCTGGGAATTAAACCCAACCAAACCCAATTACTTACCCAATTATAACTGAGTAAATTGCCCCGCCCCACAGGTATATCAAAATCATGGTGAATCAATGATTTTGTTAATGGTTGAGGTAGCTGTCAATCAAGCAGTGAACACACCTGTGTGAGTGCACTATGGGCGTGCAGGGCCTTTAAGATTTGACATACAAATGATATGGTTCCTTTCATAGGATGCATTGTTATTTAAAAGTTTCAAGTtaaagtttcaagttttatttgtcatatgcaagttaacacagggtcaacagtacaatgaaatgtgtgcgagagagacagcatgtcagctcagcaaaatcagcaaaatgaaattatatatatcaaatatcttaaaataagtactatatacaattgagttaaacaataattacaaagaaaaacttatgtacatatatgaagagaaaaaaacaaaactgtataAGTAGTTAGCTTTTGCTCCATCTTGACGAGCTACAACGTTACAATGCTATATAtacaatgatataatataattaaatacacCAGTAATAACAAATCATAAATAGGCTATGTAATGATATAACATTGAAAGGTTCACTCTGCCTAAAGAGTATGTTTACTATTGATTCCTTCAGTGCAGTTTTCTGATAATACttgtgtgtacttttacttaagtaatattttgaatgcatgacttctacttgtaacagagtattctTACACTGTTGTATTACAACTTTtactaaataaaacatctaaatacttcttccacaactGTTTGGTTTTGCTTCAACACTTCACAAGTACAAGGACAAGAAGAATGTGACCAGACTTCAGgatctggtggacaaactgcAGCTCAAAGTCAAGGCTTACAAGAGACAGGCTGAGGACGCTGTAAGTCAACTATATCAATGTGACTCATTTTGCAGTGGAATTAATAATGATATCACTGTTAACAACTTAATTAATATAACCCTAAACCCCTCACACGCACGCCAACACCCACATGTCCAGGCTGAGAAAGGTTCAGCATGAGCTGGAGGAAGCTCAGGAGCGCGCTGACATCGCTGA
Protein-coding sequences here:
- the LOC115011664 gene encoding myosin heavy chain, fast skeletal muscle-like, whose protein sequence is MSTDAEMAAYGPAAIFLRKTEKERIEAQNTPFDAKTAYFVAVAGEMYVKGKLAKKEGGKATVDTDDGKSFTVKEEDIHPRNPPKYDKIEDMAMMTHLNEPCVLYNLKERYASWMIYTYSGLFCVVVNPYKWLPVYDAQVVEAYRGKKRIEAPPHIFSISDNAYQFMHTDRENQSVLITGESGAGKTVNTKRVIQYFATIAAIGSKKSEETAGKIKGSLEDQIIAANPLLEAYGNAKTVRNDNSSRFGKFIRIHFGATGKLSSADIETYLLEKSRVTFQLSAERSYHIFYQLLTGHKPELLEALLITTNPYDYHMISQGEITVKSIDDVEEFDATDMAINILGFTAEDKMGIYKLTGAVMHHGNMKFKQKQREEQAEPDGNEVADKIAYLLGLNSADMLKYLCYPRVKVGNEMVTKGQTVPQVNNSVSALCKSIYEKMFLWMVVRINVMLDTKQARQYYIGVLDIAGFEIFDYNSLEQLCINFTNEKLQQFFNHHMFVLEQEEYKKEGIEWEFIDFGMDLAACIELIEKPMGIFSILEEECMFPKASDTTFKNKLHDQHLGKTKAFEKPKPGKGKAEAHFALIHYAGTVDYNITGWLEKNKDPLNDSVIQLYQKSSNKLLALLYVTHGGPEEAAGGSKKGGKKKGGSFQTVSALFRENLGKLMSNLRSTHPHFVRCLIPNETKTPGLMENFLVIHQLRCNGVLEGIRICRKGFPSRILYADFKQRYKVLNASVIPEGQFIDNKKASEKLLGSIDVDHTQYKFGHTKVFFKAGLLGTLEEMRDDKLATLVTMTQALCRGYVMRKEFVKMMERREAIYSIQYNIRSFMNVKNWPWLKLYFKIKPLLKSAETEKELQQMKENYDKMKLDLATALAKKKELEEKMVSLLQEKNDLQLQVASEGDNLTDAEERCEGLIKSKIQFEAKLKETSERLEDEEEMNAELTAKKRKLEDECSELRKDIDDLELTLAKVEKEKHATENKVKNLTEEMTSQDESIAKLTKEKKALQEAHQQTLEDLQAEEDKVNTLTKAKTKLEQQVDDLEGSLEQEKKLRMDLERAKRKLEGDLKLAQESIMDLENYKQQSDEKIKKKDFETSQLLSKIEDEQSLSAQLQKKIKELQARIEELEEEIEAERAARAKVEKQRADLSRELEEISERLEEAGGATSTQIEMNKKREAEFQKLRRDLEESTLQHEATAAALRKKQADSVAELGEQIDNLQRVKQKLEKEKSEYKMEIDDLSSNMESIAKAKGNLEKMCRTLEDQLSELKSKNDENVRQLNDINAQRARLQTENGEYSRQLEEKEALVSQLTRSKQAFTQHIEEFKRHIEEEVKAKNALAHTVQSARHDCDLLREQFEEEQEAKAELQRGMSKVNCEVAQWRSKYETDAIQRTEELEEAKKKLAQRLQVAEECFEAVNSKCASLEKTKQRLQGEVEDLMIDVERANGLAANLDKKQRSFDKVLAEWKQKYEESQAELEGSQKEARSLSTELFKMKNSYEEALDQLETMKRENKNLQQEISDLTEQLSETGKSIYELEKSKKTVETEKTEIQTALEEAEGTLEHEESKLLRIQLEFNQIKGEVDRKLAEKNEEMEQMKRNSQRVIDSMQSTLDSEIRSRNDALRIKKKMEGDLNEMEIQLSHANRQAAEAQKQLRNVHGQLKDAQLHLDDALRVQEDMKEQVTMVERRNVLMLAEIEELRAALEQTERCRKIAEQELVDASERVGLLHSQNTSLLNTKKKLESDFIQVQGEVYDSVQEARNAEEKAKKAITDAAMMAEELKKEQDTSSHLERMKKNLEVTVKDLQHRLDEAENLAMKGGKKQLQKLESRVRELEAEVEAEQRHGADAVKGVRKYERRVKELTYQFEEDTKNVTRLQDLVDKLQLKVKAYKRQAEDAEEQANTHMSRHRKVQHEMDEAHERADIAESQVNKLRVKSRETVKFDTVEYETTSFEVFRQSS